TAGGGGCCGCGCGCCAGGGCCTGGTAGAGGGCGAAGGATCGGGCGTTCGCCAGTTCCCACAGGGGCTTGGTGCGGGGCGTCGCGAACATGACGTTCACGAACGGGTGGTCCTGGAGGCGCCGCCCCACCGGGGAGTCGACCAGGACGTCGATGCCGAGCGAGCGCAGGTGGTCGGCGGGGCCGACGCCCGAGAGCATGAGGAGCTGCGGGCTGTTCACCGCGCCGCCCGACAGGATCACCTCGGCCTCGGCGCGGGCCGACATCGTCTCACCGCGCGCCTCGTAGTGGACGCCGACGGCGCGGCCGTCCTCGATCACCACGCGGGTGGCGAGGGCGTCGGTGACGACCGTCAGGTTCGGGCGGTGTTCGATCGGGTGCAGGTACCCGGCGGCGGTCGACCAGCGGCGCCCGCGCTTGTGGGTGACCTGGTAGAAGCCGACGCCGTCCTGGTCGGCGCCGTTGAAGTCGTGGTTGGCGGCGAGGCCGTACGACTTGGCCGACTGCACCCACGCGCGGGTCAGGGGGTGCCGGTAGCGCAGGTCCTCGACGCGGAGCGGGCCGCCGACGCCGTGGTAGGGCAGCTCGCCGCGCTGCTGGTCCTCGGCGCGGACGAAGTAGGGCAGCAGGTCCTCGTAGCCCCAGCCGTCGCAGCCGTAGGAGTCGCGCCAGGTGTCGTAGTCGTACCGGGCCCCGCGGATGTAGATCATCGCGTTGGTGGACGAGCTGCCGCCGAGCGTGCGCCCGCGCGGCCAGTACACGCTGCGCCCGGCCGCGTGCTCCTGCGGGACGGTCGCGTAGTCCCAGTCGTACGGGCCCTTGATCAGCGCGGCCACGGCGGCCGGGATGTGGATCTCGGGGGCGTCGTCGGGCGGGCCCGCCTCCAGCAGCAGGACCTTCACGGAGGGGTCCTCGGTCAGTCGTGCGGCAAGGACGCAGCCCGCGCTGCCCGCTCCCACGATGATGTAGTCGTACACGGCGCCCTCCGGGGTCTTTCCGAAACCCTACCGAACGGGCTTCTGCCAGCGGCAGGGCTAGGCTGCCCCCATGGCGAAGAACAGGGACAATCCCGTTGTGCTCTCCCGGATCTACACCCGTACGGGAGACGACGGCACCACCGCGCTGGGCGACGCCTCCCGCACGTCCAAGACCGATCCGCGCCTCGCCGCGTACGCCGACGTCGAGGAGGCCAACGCCGCGATCGGCGTGGCGCTCGCGCTCGGGTCCCTGCCCGAGGCGCCGGCCGCGCTGCTGACGCGCATCCAGAACGACCTGTTCGACGTGGGCGCCGACCTGTGCGCGCCCGTGGTCCCCGACCCGCAGTACCCGCCGCTGCGCGTCGAGCCGGCCTATGTCGAGCGCCTGGAGGAGGCCTGCGACGAGTACAACGCCGACCTTCCGACGCTGCGTAGCTTCATCCTCCCCGGCGGGACGCCCGGCGCCGCGCTCCTGCACGTCGCCCGGACGGTGACCCGGCGGGCCGAGCGGTCCGCCTGGGCCGCGATCGAGGCCCACGGCGACGCCGGCGCCACGCCCGAGGGCGGCGTGAACCCGCTGACGGCCACGTACCTCAACCGGCTGTCGGACCTGCTGTTCATCCTCTGCCGCGTCGCCAACGCCGAGCACGGCGACGTCCTGTGGAAGCCCGGCGGCGAGCGCTGAGCCGCCGGGGTGGGGCTAGCCCCACCCCCGGTTGACCGGCTTCCCTCCTGGCGGGTGCCGCCGCGCCTAGAGCAGGCTTGACCTGTACGGGCCGCACGCCGACGACGGGGAGAGACCACGTGAGGACTCTGACAGCCACGGCCGCCGCCGCGCTGGCCGCGGCGGCGCTGACCGGCTGCGGCAACGTGAGCGTCGGCCGGCACCAGCAGGAGCGCTCCTACTCCGCGCCCGCGGGCACCGCCGGCCTCAAGATCAGGACGGACGGGCACCGGGTCGAGGTCACCGCGTCCGACTCCCCCGGCATCAGGATCACCGAGCGGCTGCGCTGGTCCAACGGCAAGAACAAGCCGAAGGCGCGGCACGTCTCCGAGGGCTCCACGCTGGCCCTGTCGTCCTCGTGCGGCAGGAACGTGATGGGGTTCTCGGCGTGCGGGGTCTCCTACCGCGTCCAGGTACCGCGTAGCACGCCCGTGCAGGTCGACAGCCGGGACGGGACGATCGAGGTGTCCGGCCTCGCCGGGACGGTGCGGCTGCGCAGCGGCAGCGGCGCCGTCAGGGCGACGGACCTGCGGGGCGCGACGGTGTCGATCAGCGCCGACGACGGGTCGGTGCGCGCGACGGGCCGCGCCGCCACCGCCGACCTGCGCAGCGGCAGCGGCGCCGTCACGGCCGCGGGCCTCACCGCCGACCGGCTGAAGGCGCGCGCGTCCGACGGCAACGTCGAGGTGAGCGGGCGCGTCGGCGCCGCCGACCTCGGCACCGGCAGCGGCTCGATCACCCTGGACGGGCTCGCCGCCGACCGGATCACGGCCCGGACCGACGACGGCGCCATCACGATGCGGCTGGACTCGCCGCCCGCGAACGTCCGGGCCGTCGCGGGCAGCGGCCCGATCCGGCTGCGCCTGCCGGGCGGGGAGGGCTACGCCGTCGCCATGTCCGCCGGAGGGGGCAAGCGGATCGACCCGGCCGTCCGCCAGGACTCGCGGTCCGCGCGGCACATCGACCTGCGCGCCGGCGACGGCGCCATCACGGTCGCGCCAAACTAGGCAATCACCGGCATACCGGACTAACGGTCACGCCGAACTTGACTCGGCCCGAGGTCTCCGGACGGTCCCTCATCATGACCGACTCACCCGACGGCCTCGCCGAGGACCTCGCCGACCTGCGCGCGGTCGTCGAGATCCACGGTCATGGTCTCGCCAGGCACGCGGAGGTCATCAAGGGGCTGCACGACCGGCTCGGCTCGTTCTCCTCGATCGACGCCGGGGAACCCGCCGGCCTGCCGGAGGAGGAGGGCACGGTCGTGCCGACCTTCCTCCTGTATCTGGACGGCCCGGAGCACACCCTCGAACTCGAGACGATGGCCACGTGGGTCAACGTTCTCCTGGTCCCCGTCTACGTCAACGGGGTGAGCCGGCAGCGGCCGTGGTGCTCGCGCTGGTGGGAGCATCCCGAGGCACTCGCCCGCCTCCACGCCCTCTGGATGGCCTGGCAAGGGCTCACCGACTCACCGGCGTGCGGGCACACCGGCCCGAGCATCTGGCACCGCGACCATCTCGACCCCACGCTCGCCCGCCTCCGCGCCCCCGACGGCCCCTTCTCAGGGTGCATGACCGACCCTGAACGGCCCGTCCACGACGCGGGCCCCACCACCCCGGTCGAAGACTTCGGATTCCCTTCGATGTGACACCCGGCCGA
The sequence above is a segment of the Actinomadura coerulea genome. Coding sequences within it:
- a CDS encoding GMC family oxidoreductase, encoding MYDYIIVGAGSAGCVLAARLTEDPSVKVLLLEAGPPDDAPEIHIPAAVAALIKGPYDWDYATVPQEHAAGRSVYWPRGRTLGGSSSTNAMIYIRGARYDYDTWRDSYGCDGWGYEDLLPYFVRAEDQQRGELPYHGVGGPLRVEDLRYRHPLTRAWVQSAKSYGLAANHDFNGADQDGVGFYQVTHKRGRRWSTAAGYLHPIEHRPNLTVVTDALATRVVIEDGRAVGVHYEARGETMSARAEAEVILSGGAVNSPQLLMLSGVGPADHLRSLGIDVLVDSPVGRRLQDHPFVNVMFATPRTKPLWELANARSFALYQALARGPYASNVAEAGGFARTVEGLPAPDLQYHVLPTPFVDQGLTDSSERLLSVMVTAVAIASRGALTLRSASPHAKPLIDPAYLAEKADLDILVAGVRQAREIASTGPLASLVGGEWAPGEQVDSDEAIADFVRREAATLFHPTSTCAMGADDSVCDTELRVRGVEGLRVVDASVMPAVPRGNTNAPTIAIAERAADLIRGRAPLAPAGAPK
- a CDS encoding cob(I)yrinic acid a,c-diamide adenosyltransferase, giving the protein MAKNRDNPVVLSRIYTRTGDDGTTALGDASRTSKTDPRLAAYADVEEANAAIGVALALGSLPEAPAALLTRIQNDLFDVGADLCAPVVPDPQYPPLRVEPAYVERLEEACDEYNADLPTLRSFILPGGTPGAALLHVARTVTRRAERSAWAAIEAHGDAGATPEGGVNPLTATYLNRLSDLLFILCRVANAEHGDVLWKPGGER
- a CDS encoding DUF4913 domain-containing protein; this translates as MTDSPDGLAEDLADLRAVVEIHGHGLARHAEVIKGLHDRLGSFSSIDAGEPAGLPEEEGTVVPTFLLYLDGPEHTLELETMATWVNVLLVPVYVNGVSRQRPWCSRWWEHPEALARLHALWMAWQGLTDSPACGHTGPSIWHRDHLDPTLARLRAPDGPFSGCMTDPERPVHDAGPTTPVEDFGFPSM
- a CDS encoding DUF4097 family beta strand repeat-containing protein, which translates into the protein MRTLTATAAAALAAAALTGCGNVSVGRHQQERSYSAPAGTAGLKIRTDGHRVEVTASDSPGIRITERLRWSNGKNKPKARHVSEGSTLALSSSCGRNVMGFSACGVSYRVQVPRSTPVQVDSRDGTIEVSGLAGTVRLRSGSGAVRATDLRGATVSISADDGSVRATGRAATADLRSGSGAVTAAGLTADRLKARASDGNVEVSGRVGAADLGTGSGSITLDGLAADRITARTDDGAITMRLDSPPANVRAVAGSGPIRLRLPGGEGYAVAMSAGGGKRIDPAVRQDSRSARHIDLRAGDGAITVAPN